Below is a genomic region from Candidatus Deferrimicrobiaceae bacterium.
CCTCGACGAGGACGAACGGGTGATAGCCCTTCTGGTTCGGCCGGGAGAGCGCGGCGTCGACGAGCTCTATCGCCACCTCCACCTCAGGGGGCTTGAACGCTCCGGTTCCCTCGATCAGCGCCCGGACCGCCTCCCGGTCCTCCTGCACGATCGGCCGGATGGCGGTCACCGGGCCCCCCGGGAGATTGCGAGGCGCAGGATCTCGATGACCAGCGCTTCGTAGGAGATCCCCGCGGCGCGGGCGGCGCGGTCGAGGCCCGCGTTCGACGAGATGTCGGGATTCGGGTTCACCTCGAGCGCAAACAGCTTCCCTCTCCGGTTCATGCGGAAATCGACGCGGGCGTATCCGCACAGTTCGAACGCCCGGGCGCACGCAAGCGTGAGCCTTTCCAGCCGGTTGCGCAGGGTGTCGGGGATATTCGCCGGGCATTCGGGGGCGATCTCCCCGTACGCCGGGTGGTTGTTGTCCCACTTCGACTCGAAGGAGCAGACGCGCCACCTCTTGCTGCGGTAGACGAGTTCGGCCGGGGGCAGCGTCCGGAAGGGGTCGGCCGCCGTGCCGTTCCCGAGCACTCCCACATTGAACTCCCGGCCCCCCACGAACTCCTCGGCCAGCGCCCCTTGTTGATACTTCCCGATCACGTGCCCGACCCTTTTTTTGAGCCCCGCCTCGTCGTCGACCACGCTCTCCTCGGTGATGCCCGCCGACCCGTCCTCGTTGGCGGGCTTCACGATCACGGGGAAGCGGAGATCCGATCGTCCGCGGGGGACGGACCGGTACAGGCGAAACGCCGGCGTCGGAATCCCGAAGGAGGACAGGAGGTGCTTGGTCAGCGCCTTGTTGTTGCACACGGTCAGGGGCAGGGGGCTGTTCCCCGTATACGGGAGGCCGAGCAGCTCGAGGAGGGCTGCGCCGTGCGGCTCCTTCTGGGCGGAGTTCATCGGGCACTCGCTCAGGTTGAACACCACCTCGGTACCGAAAGCGCGCAGCGACGAGGCGAGGGCGGCGGGGTCCTTCCCGAAGGTGAAGGGCCGGGTGACGTGCCCCGAGGCGGCGAGCGCCGTCATGACCTGCCGGGCGCTCACGGCGAGGTCGAGATCGATGCGCATCTGTCCCTCGACGCCTTGCAGGGTGTCCTCCACGGGGGTGTAGAGGATGGCCACATGCTTCGGGGGGAGACCGCCTTGCATCACCTGGGCGCCATTCCCAGGCGGGACAATGCGCAGGAGAGAATTTCCGACAGGAGGCCGAGGTAGGGGGTCCCCATCTTTTCGGCCATGATCGGGAGATCGCCGTACCCGGGGGAGAGCCCGGGGAGCGGGTTGCACTCGAGAAAGTGCGGGACCATCCTTCCGTCAAGCCGAAAATCGATCCGGGAGAAGTCCCGGCAGCCGAGGAGCCGGTAGATCCCCGCGGCGCATCGTTCGATTTCGGCGACGACGCCGGCCGGCAGGGCCGGGGGGCATCGGTATTCGACCTGGTTCTCCCAGTCGCGCTTGACCTCGAGGGAATAGACGAACTCCTCGGCCCGCACCTTCCGGGGAGCGATCTCCATGACCCCTACGATCCGGGGGGTCCCGTTCCCCACGATCCCGACCGTCACCTCGGAGCCCGGCACGAACTCCTCCACCAGGGCGCTCTGCCCGTAGGTCGCGGTGACGAATCCCACCCTCTCTCTCGCTTCCTCCGGGGATGAGGCGCGGGACGAGAGGCGGACCCCCTTGCTCGATCCCTCGAACGCGGGCTTGACGATGACGGGATACGAGAGCCCCGCCTCGTCCACCTCCCGGGGGGAGGAGCAGCTGCGGAAACGCGGCGTGGGATACCCCTCCGACGCCACGAGCCGTTTCGCGACGGGCTTGTCGAGCGTCACGCAGAGGGTGAGAGGATCGGACCCGACGTACGGGATGCCGAGCATTTCGAGCAGGGCCGGGACGTGGGCCTCGCGGCAGCGCCCCCCTTCCCCCTCGGCGACGTTGAAGACGATGTCGGGGCGGGTTTCCCGGAGGGCGTCGATGATTCCGGGGCCCGCGCCCAGGCGGAACACCTCGTGCCCCAGGGAGGCGAGGGCGTTGCCGATGTGGCCGACGGTCGCCTCGGAGTCGTATTCCTCGAAGGCGTCCTCCGGCAGGTGCGAGGGCGGATCGGAGGGCCTTACGTTGTAGGCGAGGCCGATTCGCAACGTCTCCTTCTCCTGGCCATCCGCTCGTTCCCCTGGGGGATCAACGCCTTGATCTCCCCCGTCATGAGCCGGTAGACATCCAGTCTCGAGGCGGGGAGGTCCGTTTCCGGCCGGGCGGAGGGGCGCCCGTCGTCCCGGGGTTCCTCGTAGCTTACGATGATTCCTTCGTAGTTCCGCAGGATCGTCCGATGTTCCCCCTGGGACAGGATGTAGTTGGGCATGAGCGGGATCTTCCCTCCCCCCCCGGGGACGTCGACCACGAAGGTCGGGATGGCGAGCCCCGAGGTGTGCCCCCGGAGCGCTTCCATGATCTCGATCCCCTTCGCCAGGCGGGTTCGGAAGTGCTCCAGCCCGCGCACCATGTCGCACTGGAACAGGTAGTAGGGACGGACCTTCGCCTTGAGCAGCTGCGTGTTGAGTTTGCGGATGATCTCGGGGTGGTCGTTGACGCCCTTCAGAAGGACCGACTGGTTGTTCACGGGGACGCCGGCGCGGAGAAGACGGTCGCAGGCCCGTCGCGCCTCGGCGGTCACCTCCCGGGGGTGGTTGAACTGGGTGTTCACCCAGATCGGGCCGTATTTCTCCAGGAGCGCGCACAGCTCGTCGTCGATCCGCATCGGGAGGACCACCGGTACGCGCGTGCCGATCCGGATGATCTCGACATGCGGGATCTTGCGGAGCCCCTTCAGGATGAACTCGAGCCGCGGCGTGGGGAGCGTGAGCGGATCGCCCCCCGAGAGGATGACGTCCCGGATCTCCTCGTGCCGCTTGATGTAGTGGAACATCTTGTTCATCTCGAATTCCGTCTTCGCGGCTTCCCCGAGG
It encodes:
- a CDS encoding ATP-grasp domain-containing protein; translated protein: MAILYTPVEDTLQGVEGQMRIDLDLAVSARQVMTALAASGHVTRPFTFGKDPAALASSLRAFGTEVVFNLSECPMNSAQKEPHGAALLELLGLPYTGNSPLPLTVCNNKALTKHLLSSFGIPTPAFRLYRSVPRGRSDLRFPVIVKPANEDGSAGITEESVVDDEAGLKKRVGHVIGKYQQGALAEEFVGGREFNVGVLGNGTAADPFRTLPPAELVYRSKRWRVCSFESKWDNNHPAYGEIAPECPANIPDTLRNRLERLTLACARAFELCGYARVDFRMNRRGKLFALEVNPNPDISSNAGLDRAARAAGISYEALVIEILRLAISRGAR
- a CDS encoding KamA family radical SAM protein — its product is METNREDDSVPLRSTSGDTNPVGLPWPQVTREQWNDYRWQLSHRITSLQDLSGLRYFPREEAEILTRVTDTYRMSITPYYLSLIRLDDPDDPIARQAIPSLDEYYGMEVGEDDPLEEEKDMPVPGLTHRYPDRCLMVVTNFCSLYCRHCTRKRIWPLGEAAKTEFEMNKMFHYIKRHEEIRDVILSGGDPLTLPTPRLEFILKGLRKIPHVEIIRIGTRVPVVLPMRIDDELCALLEKYGPIWVNTQFNHPREVTAEARRACDRLLRAGVPVNNQSVLLKGVNDHPEIIRKLNTQLLKAKVRPYYLFQCDMVRGLEHFRTRLAKGIEIMEALRGHTSGLAIPTFVVDVPGGGGKIPLMPNYILSQGEHRTILRNYEGIIVSYEEPRDDGRPSARPETDLPASRLDVYRLMTGEIKALIPQGNERMARRRRRCESASPTT